A window from Citrus sinensis cultivar Valencia sweet orange chromosome 5, DVS_A1.0, whole genome shotgun sequence encodes these proteins:
- the LOC102628325 gene encoding protein MULTIPLE CHLOROPLAST DIVISION SITE 1 isoform X1, whose product MASIWTLQFHSLYFPHRVSSTVAKLRTEFTLSQGRLSLNRWSTNRKFQLKAVRDSASSNEDQNLESGKVAVAADTKTKDPVAKFQETLISLPPVAFVMKRHTRSSFAIGLSLSTAFLVIVVRAFIVRRSRYNRPGSVEDLVRRGQLRSDRRDVKHLVTKSAHKCGYLLKSPIYSSRPLKYEDPFNNPLVKVGKSNSTMEMCGKVYRLAPITLTKEQQTIHQKRRSRAYQWKRPTIFLKEGDLIPPDVDPDTVRWIPANHPFATTANDIDEDLAQNNVYQKHGVPFRIRAEHEALQKKLEALQNEQKLNKLVIDSSNAKDFERAFKLNPKSEEPLDQNPFVNQSGDLRPPRPDQAPNGYDSNSSSEEMQKP is encoded by the exons ATGGCGTCAATTTGGACTCTCCAATTCCACTCTCTTTATTTCCCG CATCGGGTGTCTTCGACTGTTGCAAAGCTTAGAACTGAATTTACATTGAGTCAAGGCCGATTGAGCTTGAACCGATGGTCAACAAATCGAAAGTTTCAACTTAAGGCAGTTAGAGATTCAGCGAGTTCTAATGAGGACCAGAATCTGGAGTCTGGAAAAGTTGCTGTTGCTGCAGACACGAAAACAAAAGACCCAGTTGCTAAATTTCAAGAAACATTAATCTCTTTGCCTCCTGTTGCTTTTGtg ATGAAAAGGCATACTAGGAGTAGTTTTGCAATTGGATTGTCCCTTTCAACTGCATTTCTGGTTATTGTTGTGAGGGCATTTATTGTTAGGAGGTCCAGATACAACCGGCCTGGCTCTGTAGAGGATCTTGTCAGACGTGGGCAGCTAAGATCTGACCGAAGAG ATGTCAAGCATTTAGTTACCAAGTCAGCACATAAGTGTGGTTATCTTTTGAAATCGCCAATTTACAGCTCAAGGCCTCTCAAGTACGAGGACCCCTTTAATAATCCATTAGTGAAGGTTGGCAAGAGCAACTCAACTATGGAGATGTGTGGAAAGGTTTATCGCTTAGCTCCAATCACTCTTACCAAGGAGCAACAAACTATCCACCAGAAAAGGAGGTCTCGAGCATATCAGTGGAAGAGGCCAACAATCTTCCTTAAAGAAGGGGACTTGATACCTCCTGATGTTGACCCAGATACAGTCAGATGGATTCCTGCAAATCATCCTTTTGCAACCACTGCCAATGACATTGATGAAGACTTGGCACAGAACAATGTGTATCAAAAGCACGGTGTCCCTTTTCGTATTCGGGCTGAGCATGAGGCACTGCAGAAAAAGCTTGAAGCACTACAAAAT GAGCAAAAGCTTAATAAATTAGTGATTGATTCTAGCAACGCTAAGGATTTTGAGAGAGCATTCAAGTTAAATCCCAAGTCAGAAGAACCTTTAGATCAGAACCCCTTTGTTAATCAATCTGGAGATTTGAGGCCACCTAGGCCAGATCAAGCCCCAAATGGATACGATAGCAATTCATCCTCGGAGGAAATGCAGAAACCCTAA
- the LOC102610566 gene encoding RING-H2 finger protein ATL80 encodes MTRLLRFLSGVNATATASPPPAATVDSDYVVILAALLCALICVLGLIAVARCAWLRRLSGGGAAATNPSGTSTRNSPANKGLKKKILRTLPKQTFTSESVAKFSDCAICLTEFVNGDEIRVLPQCGHGFHVACIDTWLGSHSSCPSCRQILVVARCQKCGGFPASSSSSSGAGVEGGAAETSEARSEEKQDDPNRFLP; translated from the coding sequence ATGACTCGCCTTTTAAGATTTCTAAGCGGCGTGAACGCCACCGCCACCGCATCACCTCCTCCTGCCGCCACCGTAGACTCCGACTACGTTGTAATCCTCGCTGCTCTACTCTGTGCTTTAATCTGCGTGCTCGGCCTCATAGCCGTTGCACGCTGCGCCTGGCTCCGACGCCTTTCCGGCGGAGGAGCCGCCGCCACCAACCCCAGCGGCACCAGCACCCGCAATTCTCCCGCCAACAAGGgcctgaaaaagaaaatcctcCGTACGCTCCCGAAACAAACGTTTACGTCCGAATCCGTCGCCAAGTTCTCCGACTGCGCGATTTGCTTGACGGAGTTTGTTAACGGAGACGAAATCCGCGTGCTGCCGCAGTGCGGCCACGGATTCCACGTGGCGTGCATCGATACGTGGCTTGGATCCCATTCGTCGTGCCCTTCATGCCGCCAGATTCTGGTCGTTGCCAGGTGCCAAAAGTGTGGAGGGTTTCCCGCCAGTTCTTCGTCGAGCTCCGGTGCCGGCGTCGAAGGTGGAGCTGCTGAAACGAGTGAAGCGAGATCGGAGGAGAAACAAGATGATCCTAATAGGTTTTTGCCCTAA
- the LOC102628325 gene encoding protein MULTIPLE CHLOROPLAST DIVISION SITE 1 isoform X3, with protein MASIWTLQFHSLYFPHRVSSTVAKLRTEFTLSQGRLSLNRWSTNRKFQLKAVRDSASSNEDQNLESGKVAVAADTKTKDPVAKFQETLISLPPVAFVMKRHTRSSFAIGLSLSTAFLVIVVRAFIVRRSRYNRPGSVEDLVRRGQLRSDRRDVKHLVTKSAHKCGYLLKSPIYSSRPLKYEDPFNNPLVKVGKSNSTMEMCGKVYRLAPITLTKEQQTIHQKRRSRAYQWKRPTIFLKEGDLIPPDVDPDTVRWIPANHPFATTANDIDEDLAQNNVYQKHGVPFRIRAEHEALQKKLEALQNFNNCRHFCRHGCFYLLTIERVFFVQEHVN; from the exons ATGGCGTCAATTTGGACTCTCCAATTCCACTCTCTTTATTTCCCG CATCGGGTGTCTTCGACTGTTGCAAAGCTTAGAACTGAATTTACATTGAGTCAAGGCCGATTGAGCTTGAACCGATGGTCAACAAATCGAAAGTTTCAACTTAAGGCAGTTAGAGATTCAGCGAGTTCTAATGAGGACCAGAATCTGGAGTCTGGAAAAGTTGCTGTTGCTGCAGACACGAAAACAAAAGACCCAGTTGCTAAATTTCAAGAAACATTAATCTCTTTGCCTCCTGTTGCTTTTGtg ATGAAAAGGCATACTAGGAGTAGTTTTGCAATTGGATTGTCCCTTTCAACTGCATTTCTGGTTATTGTTGTGAGGGCATTTATTGTTAGGAGGTCCAGATACAACCGGCCTGGCTCTGTAGAGGATCTTGTCAGACGTGGGCAGCTAAGATCTGACCGAAGAG ATGTCAAGCATTTAGTTACCAAGTCAGCACATAAGTGTGGTTATCTTTTGAAATCGCCAATTTACAGCTCAAGGCCTCTCAAGTACGAGGACCCCTTTAATAATCCATTAGTGAAGGTTGGCAAGAGCAACTCAACTATGGAGATGTGTGGAAAGGTTTATCGCTTAGCTCCAATCACTCTTACCAAGGAGCAACAAACTATCCACCAGAAAAGGAGGTCTCGAGCATATCAGTGGAAGAGGCCAACAATCTTCCTTAAAGAAGGGGACTTGATACCTCCTGATGTTGACCCAGATACAGTCAGATGGATTCCTGCAAATCATCCTTTTGCAACCACTGCCAATGACATTGATGAAGACTTGGCACAGAACAATGTGTATCAAAAGCACGGTGTCCCTTTTCGTATTCGGGCTGAGCATGAGGCACTGCAGAAAAAGCTTGAAGCACTACAAAAT TTCAACAATTGCCGACATTTTTGTAGACATGGTTGTTTCTATCTCTTGACCATAGAAAGAGTGTTTTTTGTGCAGGAGCACGTGAATT GA
- the LOC102610875 gene encoding outer envelope pore protein 21, chloroplastic, which produces METSLRYGKDSKALRIYAKEKIPIDSNTRLQVHGELDTRVGAPSYVSAMIRHFYPDLSASFGLGVQYDKHEKLRYTVRGKKVFPVTSTGLLSFNIKGRCEVDKEFKQRKSRGAAEFSWSIFNFQKDQDVRFKLGYEVVDKAPYMQIRENNWTVNADANGRWNVRYDL; this is translated from the exons ATGGAGACATCTTTAAGATATGGAAAAGACTCGAAGGCTCTAAGAATCTACGCGAAGGAGAAAATTCCCATTGATTCCAATACTCGCTTGCAG GTTCATGGAGAGCTAGATACAAGAGTTGGAGCTCCAAGTTACGTCAGTGCAATGATAAGACACTTCTATCCAGAT TTATCAGCAAGCTTCGGGTTAGGAGTACAGTATGATAAACATGAGAAGCTAAGGTATACCGTACGTGGAAAGAAAGTTTTTCCTGTGACAAGTACTGGTTTGTTAAGCTTTAATATCAAGGGAAGATGTGAAGTTGACAAGGAATTTAAACAG AGAAAGTCTAGAGGAGCTGCTGAATTTTCTTGGAGCATATTCAATTTTCAGAAAGATCAAGATGTTCGATTCAAACTTGGTTATGAAGTTGTTGACAAG GCTCCCTATATGCAgattagagaaaataattggACAGTCAATGCTGACGCGAATGGTCGGTGGAATGTGAGATACGACTTGTGA
- the LOC102628325 gene encoding protein MULTIPLE CHLOROPLAST DIVISION SITE 1 isoform X2: MASIWTLQFHSLYFPHRVSSTVAKLRTEFTLSQGRLSLNRWSTNRKFQLKAVRDSASSNEDQNLESGKVAVAADTKTKDPVAKFQETLISLPPVAFVMKRHTRSSFAIGLSLSTAFLVIVVRAFIVRRSRYNRPGSVEDLVRRGQLRSDRRGISRPLKYEDPFNNPLVKVGKSNSTMEMCGKVYRLAPITLTKEQQTIHQKRRSRAYQWKRPTIFLKEGDLIPPDVDPDTVRWIPANHPFATTANDIDEDLAQNNVYQKHGVPFRIRAEHEALQKKLEALQNEQKLNKLVIDSSNAKDFERAFKLNPKSEEPLDQNPFVNQSGDLRPPRPDQAPNGYDSNSSSEEMQKP, encoded by the exons ATGGCGTCAATTTGGACTCTCCAATTCCACTCTCTTTATTTCCCG CATCGGGTGTCTTCGACTGTTGCAAAGCTTAGAACTGAATTTACATTGAGTCAAGGCCGATTGAGCTTGAACCGATGGTCAACAAATCGAAAGTTTCAACTTAAGGCAGTTAGAGATTCAGCGAGTTCTAATGAGGACCAGAATCTGGAGTCTGGAAAAGTTGCTGTTGCTGCAGACACGAAAACAAAAGACCCAGTTGCTAAATTTCAAGAAACATTAATCTCTTTGCCTCCTGTTGCTTTTGtg ATGAAAAGGCATACTAGGAGTAGTTTTGCAATTGGATTGTCCCTTTCAACTGCATTTCTGGTTATTGTTGTGAGGGCATTTATTGTTAGGAGGTCCAGATACAACCGGCCTGGCTCTGTAGAGGATCTTGTCAGACGTGGGCAGCTAAGATCTGACCGAAGAGGCAT CTCAAGGCCTCTCAAGTACGAGGACCCCTTTAATAATCCATTAGTGAAGGTTGGCAAGAGCAACTCAACTATGGAGATGTGTGGAAAGGTTTATCGCTTAGCTCCAATCACTCTTACCAAGGAGCAACAAACTATCCACCAGAAAAGGAGGTCTCGAGCATATCAGTGGAAGAGGCCAACAATCTTCCTTAAAGAAGGGGACTTGATACCTCCTGATGTTGACCCAGATACAGTCAGATGGATTCCTGCAAATCATCCTTTTGCAACCACTGCCAATGACATTGATGAAGACTTGGCACAGAACAATGTGTATCAAAAGCACGGTGTCCCTTTTCGTATTCGGGCTGAGCATGAGGCACTGCAGAAAAAGCTTGAAGCACTACAAAAT GAGCAAAAGCTTAATAAATTAGTGATTGATTCTAGCAACGCTAAGGATTTTGAGAGAGCATTCAAGTTAAATCCCAAGTCAGAAGAACCTTTAGATCAGAACCCCTTTGTTAATCAATCTGGAGATTTGAGGCCACCTAGGCCAGATCAAGCCCCAAATGGATACGATAGCAATTCATCCTCGGAGGAAATGCAGAAACCCTAA